The proteins below come from a single Xenopus tropicalis strain Nigerian chromosome 9, UCB_Xtro_10.0, whole genome shotgun sequence genomic window:
- the LOC116407845 gene encoding G-rich sequence factor 1-like has product MSPVHDIHIRGLPFHASGQDIANFFHPIMPLKISIEYSADAGGATGEAVVRFLTHEDAVAAMAKNRCHTQHGYLELYLNSSPESK; this is encoded by the exons ATGTCCCCTGTTCACGATATCCATATTCGAGGCCTCCCGTTCCACGCTTCAGGGCAGGATATTGCAAAT TTTTTCCATCCGATAATGCCTTTGAAGATCAGCATTGAGTACAGCGCAGACGCTGGTGGCGCTACTGGAGAAGCGGTTGTGAGGTTCTTGACTCATGAGGACGCTGTAGCAGCCATGGCTAAAAACAGATGCCATACTC aacATGGGTATTTAGAACTTTATCTGAATTCATCTCCAGAAAGTAAATGA